One Synergistaceae bacterium genomic window, CAAGTAACGCTCTCTAAGGGCAGCACTCCTATAACTTGGACTCTTTCTGGAAATTTACCGGATGGACTCAAATTTGAGAATGGGACATTGAGCGGGACTCCTACTGAAGTCGGCAATTATCCATTAACTATTACAGCGACTAACGGGCAAGGAGAAAGCAAATCAAAATCTATGACTCTAAAGATTAAAGGAGTTAAGCCTAAAATTTTGAACACTAAGACTCTTCCTAACGGCACAGTCGGAGAATATTACAGCGTTCAATTAACTGCAACGGGAAGCAAATATATTACATGGTCAGCGCAGAATCTTCCGGCGGGACTCGAACTTGACGGCGACACAATCAAAGGCACACCGCAAGAAGCCTGCAAGAAACATTCAATTACAATAACTGTAACGAATCCCGTAAAATCAGTAACAAAAACTTTCAGGATCACTATTAACGAGGCTCAGACAACAAGCAGCAAGGCCGATGACGTTAAAGCAAATGACTCGAATCCTGACACAAACGCGGAAGCGGGCACAAAATCGGCGGGTAAATTAATAATCGGCTCTGAACGTGATATTTCGTCGATAAATATTAATGCGCTTAATATTCCGGAAAATTATATAATTGCTGCTGTATTACCTGAAGTCAAAGCACTTGAAAGCGGCCAATATGATTTTGACGTTGAATTATACGAGGAAATAGAATCGGGCGCAGAATTAATTTGGCTGGCATTCCCGAAAGACAGCGAACCTTCAGACGATGACGAGATCGCAGAATTTTATGACGGTGAAACGGGCGAAGAAATTACAACACTTCCCGCGAGTCATTTAATAACTGTCTC contains:
- a CDS encoding putative Ig domain-containing protein, with product QVTLSKGSTPITWTLSGNLPDGLKFENGTLSGTPTEVGNYPLTITATNGQGESKSKSMTLKIKGVKPKILNTKTLPNGTVGEYYSVQLTATGSKYITWSAQNLPAGLELDGDTIKGTPQEACKKHSITITVTNPVKSVTKTFRITINEAQTTSSKADDVKANDSNPDTNAEAGTKSAGKLIIGSERDISSININALNIPENYIIAAVLPEVKALESGQYDFDVELYEEIESGAELIWLAFPKDSEPSDDDEIAEFYDGETGEEITTLPASHLITVSVWLNEGITYAPVIAVKAQ